From Pseudorasbora parva isolate DD20220531a chromosome 25, ASM2467924v1, whole genome shotgun sequence, one genomic window encodes:
- the dusp8a gene encoding dual specificity protein phosphatase 8 isoform X2 — protein MPLDVVISPPENCFWPGIQRTDMRLKIRVRKMRKERKLRGGFAAFSSCFPGLCEGKPVATLPMSLSQPCLPVANVGPTRILPHLYLGSQKDVLNKDLMAQNGITYVLNASNTCPKPEFISESHFMRIPVNDNYCEKLLPWLDKTNEFIDKAKVSNCRVIVHCLAGISRSATIAIAYIMKTMGLSSDDAYRFVKDRRPSISPNFNFLGQLLEFEKGLRLLKALSSGQEKLEQLKELSEHKGESSSDPEKGRLEAEKNSTDLDAKLPSPTSLQQGFNGLNLSAERILDTNRLKRSFSLDIKSVYEPNHCPRLAPLHTEDVPKLCKLDSPEAGEANGVCQYSPVSVSSGLAESPGLLPESSSRPRSRRKSKHNGSSAGSSPVHSHSLNFGRSLPAHKSPSLDDNLKTSLLLSLPTVGTGPMWTKHRDTVQATTPVTPTGEAPWFYSSESMNSNGGGGAVHFPALGCSSLPGPCEAVRLREKVGEPRDSRGSWHEDAPTSSAADKQFKRRSCQMEFEEGISETRSREDLGKISKQSSFSGSMEIIEVS, from the exons ATGCCCCTAGACGTGGTCATATCCCCTCCGGAGAATTGCTTCTGGCCGGGGATCCAGCGAACAGACATGAGGCTCAAAATCCGAGTCCGTAAGATGAGGAAGGAACGCAAGCTTAGAG GTGGTTTTGCAGCATTCTCATCCTGTTTTCCGGGCTTGTGTGAAGGCAAGCCAGTGGCCACTCTGCCTATGAGCTTGTCCCAGCCATGTTTGCCTGTGGCGAACGTTGGTCCCACACGAATCCTGCCCCACCTCTACCTGGGCTCACAAAAAGATGTGCTCAACAAG GATCTAATGGCTCAAAACGGCATCACATATGTGTTAAATGCAAGCAACACTTGCCCAAAGCCAGAGTTCATCTCCGAAAGCCATTTCATGCGCATACCCGTCAATGACAACTACTGTGAAAAACTCCTGCCATGGCTAGACAAAACCAACGAGTTTATTG ACAAAGCCAAGGTTTCCAACTGTCGAGTCATTGTCCATTGTTTAGCTGGCATCTCCAGGTCCGCCACCATCGCCATTGCTTATATCATGAAGACAATGGGCTTGTCATCAGATGACGCGTACAG GTTTGTCAAGGACCGCAGACCTTCAATATCACCCAACTTCAACTTTCTGGGACAGCTGCTGGAGTTTGAGAAAGGTCTGAGGCTGTTAAAAGCGCTGTCCTCAGGTCAGGAGAAGTTGGAGCAGTTGAAGGAATTGTCAGAACATAAAGGAGAATCTTCCAGTGATCCTGAAAAGGGCCGTTTGGAGGCTGAGAAAAACAGCACGGATTTGGACGCTAAGCTACCTTCTCCAACCTCTCTCCAGCAGGGCTTTAATGGCTTGAATCTTTCGGCAGAGCGTATCCTGGACACCAACCGGCTCAAGCGTTCTTTCTCACTTGACATCAAATCTGTCTACGAGCCCAACCACTGTCCTCGCCTCGCGCCTCTGCACACTGAAGATGTCCCCAAACTCTGCAAGCTGGATAGCCCAGAAGCCGGAGAAGCAAATGGTGTATGCCAGTACTCACCTGTTTCTGTCAGCTCTGGTTTAGCTGAATCTCCAGGCCTCCTGCCTGAGAGCAGCTCCCGACCTCGGTCGCGGAGGAAAAGCAAGCACAATGGTAGCAGTGCTGGAAGTTCTCCTGTGCACTCGCACAGCCTCAACTTTGGACGCTCACTCCCTGCACACAAAAGCCCCAGTCTTGATGACAATCTGAAGACCTCCCTGCTGCTCAGCCTTCCCACTGTGGGCACCGGGCCCATGTGGACCAAGCATAGAGACACCGTTCAGGCCACAACCCCTGTTACACCAACAGGCGAAGCCCCATGGTTCTACAGTTCGGAGTCAATGAACAGTAATGGTGGTGGAGGGGCAGTACACTTTCCTGCCCTAGGCTGTAGCAGTCTCCCTGGGCCGTGTGAGGCTGTGCGTCTGCGGGAGAAGGTGGGGGAACCGCGGGACTCGAGGGGCAGTTGGCATGAGGATGCTCCCACTTCCAGTGCTGCCGATAAGCAGTTCAAACGGCGCAGCTGTCAGATGGAGTTTGAAGAGGGGATATCAGAGACACGTTCAAGGGAAGACCTGGGAAAGATCAGCAAGCAATCCAGCTTCTCTGGGAGCATGGAAATCATTGAAGTATCCTGA